The following proteins are encoded in a genomic region of Nicoliella spurrieriana:
- a CDS encoding excinuclease ABC subunit UvrA has protein sequence MTESQSIIVHNAHQNNLKDISLKIHKHAITVFTGLSGAGKSSLVFDTIAASSRRELNETFPSFTQQYLPKYGQPHVDKIDNLPVAIVIQQKKIGKNPRSTLATYTGIYSLMRLLFSRAGKPFVGYSDTFSFNLPQGMCPHCQGLGYVDDINPDKIIDYDKSLNEGAITFVSFGPNTWRWRRYATTGIFDNDKPIKDYSQHELDMLLYAPQQKLTDAGPDWNNSILYEGVIPRIKRSIINSAEGKHHQKAIQEVVDHHACPVCHGTKLRKPVLGCKINDKNIADVLQMDLVHALEFLQSIKTPLVQGIIRELSTKLSSLIDLGLEYLTLDRTTETLSGGETQRIKIAKFMNSSLVDMVYILDEPSVGLHPKDIQLIKRALIKLRDNGNTVLIVEHNPELIPIAQYVVEIGPKAGADGGHITFNGTFAELMKSDTITGKGLRAKLQFNQHPRSFTKTLDLNHVSVHNLKDVSVKIPLGVETVISGVAGSGKSSLMQAVKDHLTEPYIDLSQDAVGANIRATPATYLDILNEIRKLFGDANHVSRTLFSYNGKGKCPVCKGKGVVITNMAFMDPVIQTCEACHGKRYSDEALQYKYQGLDISQVLNMSIAKAIPFFANTAKVEKPLVNMQRVGLDYLSLGQSLDTLSGGELQRLKLALQLNQTGKIYLLDEPTAGLHMFNVGTIIKLFKELVAANNTLIIVEHNIEVISSADWLIDVGPKAGRYGGEILYSGTPIDSTKSQKSVTGQAMLEYNKQRN, from the coding sequence ATGACTGAAAGTCAATCCATTATTGTGCATAATGCCCACCAGAACAACTTAAAGGACATTAGTTTAAAAATTCATAAGCACGCAATTACCGTCTTCACCGGACTCTCCGGCGCCGGAAAATCATCACTCGTTTTTGATACGATTGCCGCTAGTTCACGGCGTGAATTGAACGAAACGTTCCCTAGTTTTACCCAGCAATACCTTCCTAAATATGGTCAACCCCATGTTGATAAGATTGACAACCTGCCCGTTGCAATCGTGATTCAACAAAAGAAAATTGGGAAGAATCCGCGTTCTACGCTAGCCACTTATACTGGAATTTATTCGTTGATGCGGTTGCTCTTCTCACGGGCCGGTAAACCATTCGTGGGTTATTCTGACACCTTCTCGTTTAACCTGCCACAGGGAATGTGTCCGCACTGTCAGGGTCTCGGCTACGTTGATGATATTAACCCTGATAAGATCATTGATTACGATAAATCATTGAACGAAGGGGCGATCACCTTCGTTAGTTTTGGACCTAACACCTGGCGGTGGCGGCGGTACGCAACTACTGGCATTTTTGATAATGATAAGCCGATCAAGGATTACAGTCAGCATGAATTAGACATGCTCTTGTATGCTCCCCAACAAAAATTAACGGATGCGGGTCCCGATTGGAACAATAGTATCCTTTATGAAGGAGTCATCCCCCGCATCAAGCGTTCGATTATCAACAGTGCTGAAGGGAAGCACCACCAAAAGGCAATTCAAGAGGTGGTTGATCACCACGCCTGCCCAGTTTGTCACGGGACGAAGCTCAGAAAACCGGTCCTGGGCTGTAAAATTAACGACAAGAACATTGCCGATGTTTTACAAATGGACCTGGTCCACGCCCTTGAATTCTTGCAATCCATCAAAACGCCATTGGTTCAAGGAATCATCCGTGAGCTATCCACCAAGCTATCTTCATTAATCGATTTAGGATTGGAATACCTTACTTTGGACCGGACGACCGAAACGCTCTCCGGTGGTGAAACGCAACGGATTAAAATTGCCAAATTCATGAATAGTTCATTAGTTGATATGGTCTACATTTTGGATGAACCCAGTGTTGGACTCCATCCCAAGGACATTCAATTAATCAAACGGGCGTTAATCAAGCTTCGTGATAATGGCAATACCGTCTTAATCGTGGAACACAATCCCGAATTAATCCCGATTGCGCAATACGTGGTCGAAATCGGCCCCAAAGCGGGGGCTGATGGTGGCCATATCACGTTCAACGGCACCTTTGCTGAACTCATGAAGTCCGATACGATCACTGGCAAGGGGTTGCGGGCAAAGCTGCAGTTCAATCAACACCCCCGTTCATTTACCAAGACGCTCGATTTGAACCACGTTTCGGTGCATAACCTAAAGGACGTTAGCGTTAAGATTCCGCTCGGCGTTGAAACCGTTATTTCAGGAGTAGCCGGTTCAGGCAAGAGTTCGTTGATGCAAGCCGTCAAGGACCATTTGACCGAACCATACATCGACCTCTCCCAAGATGCCGTCGGGGCTAATATTCGGGCCACCCCTGCGACCTATCTGGATATTTTAAATGAAATCCGGAAGTTATTTGGTGATGCTAACCATGTTTCACGGACCCTCTTTAGTTACAACGGTAAGGGCAAGTGTCCCGTCTGCAAGGGAAAGGGAGTCGTTATTACCAACATGGCGTTCATGGACCCGGTCATTCAAACCTGTGAGGCCTGCCATGGCAAACGGTATAGTGATGAAGCGCTTCAATACAAATACCAGGGATTAGACATTAGCCAGGTCTTGAACATGTCGATTGCAAAGGCCATTCCATTCTTTGCAAACACCGCTAAGGTCGAAAAGCCATTGGTCAACATGCAACGAGTCGGCCTCGATTACCTTTCGTTGGGCCAATCGCTAGACACCCTCTCCGGTGGTGAATTACAACGTTTGAAGTTAGCCCTTCAATTGAACCAGACCGGTAAAATTTACCTCTTGGACGAACCGACTGCGGGACTACACATGTTTAATGTCGGCACCATTATTAAGTTGTTCAAGGAATTAGTTGCCGCTAATAACACGCTGATCATTGTTGAACACAACATTGAGGTGATCAGTTCTGCAGACTGGTTGATCGACGTCGGTCCGAAGGCCGGTCGTTACGGCGGTGAAATTCTATATTCAGGAACCCCAATTGATTCCACTAAATCACAAAAGTCGGTT